The stretch of DNA TACTTTTTGTTTTTTCGAGGGCGACCAACGGGATTCTTATTCGTTTCATTTTTTTCCATATCTTTTATATCAAATGTTTTACTAGGACGAGATATGACAGTTTCTTCTACTGGTTTGGTTTGCTTTAATTGCTTTCTATCTTGCTTTTTGAATTCCATTTTAGCCATTTCTATTTGCCCCCAGTCCGAGCAATAATTTCTTCCGTTAATTTGCCGTACAATGCGTGTAGCCTTATATCGTGGAAGTCGTTTACACTAGTTAGCCCTTTTTCTGATATTCCTTTTCTATCGTAGCGCTTCAACCTTTCCATATGGTGCATGATGTTTTCAAAAATCATATCTTTGCCAAAAGTTTCTCTAGCATCTTTTATGATTTGATTGTCAATTCCGGAATTGTTTTTTAGCAGGACTGGCAAGATCCCAGCAATATCGAAGTCTATAGCTGTGTGATTGTTGTAGAATTCTTGAAGATATTCCCAAAATGCTTCTGCACCGTCTAATGATCTTTGCTGAGTCTGAAGAACAATAATAACATAATCTGTATCGTATAAAGCAGTGTCTGTAAATATTGATAGTGTAGGCGGAACATCAAAAATAATGTAATCAAATTTATTTTCTACTTCAGATAGAAGATTACCGAAATATGACATTCTTTTTTCTTTATAGTTTGGCACGTTAGGCATAAATTTCATTTCCAAGAAATCCGGGTAGCTAACGAAGTCTTTGTAAGAAGGCAATAAGTACAGGTTATTCATTATCTCAACGATGGCATCGGGTAGTTTTTCTTCTTGAATTGCAACCATCATAGTTTTATCAATCTTTAATTCAGAGTTATGCTGCAATCCATATGTTCTTCTCAATAGTTGAGTGGAGTTTGATTGAGGATCTAAGTCACATACAAGTGTTTTATACCCTTTCTTTGCTAATTCATAGGCAGTCATCACGGAATTGGTTGTCTTGCCTACACCGCCCTTAAAATTTCCGAATAATATTTTCTTAGTCAACATGTCCCCTCCTTACTACAAAAAATATTACCACATATTTGTTTTGATTTGTGTGTTTATTTAAATTTACTATTTGTATATCTGAATATTTGACTATTTGTGTATTTGAATATTTGAATATTTGTATTCAGATATTCAAATAAGACGACCGCGTTGTTATTGATATACCAGTACATATTTTTTTACTATCCGTATATTTGAATATCATACTAAATGTATATTTTACTATTAGGATATTCGTATAAATTACTATTTGAATATTAGTATACAAAAACTAATTTCACCTTTATTTTCTTGCTAAGGTGGGGTATTATTAAAAATATAAAATAGAACATAAAAAAACACCCACCGACAGGCATCGGTGAGCGCCACAAAGATAAAATTAATTTAGTTATTATTATATCATGGCCGGTGCGATTTTTAAAGCCCTAGGGGACAAGCTGGGGTCTAAATCCAAGGGGACACGTTTGCCAGTGCGACTTCAATAAGTCTGGCTATACCACAACAAGGTCATCTGTACGGCTGGGTGGTGAATGGTGAGCGCGACCATTAACGGCGCGGGTGGTAAAACGAAGCTTCGGCTTGGTGCCACTGATTAGTTGGTGATCGAACAAAAATAAATACGTATCATCAACGCCTTCTAGGGCGTTTTTTAGTAGGCTAAACCGAAAACGTAGGTTTATAATGAGTGGTGGTAGCAATACCGCAATTGTACAGACAAGCGACGGGCGTTAACGACCGACGAACTAAGGGGAAACTTTTAGTAGTAGAATTGTACTCTGGTTCAGTTATTCCAAATAGCTGATTCCAGGGAACAATTCTGCGCTCAAAACGTCACTCCCTCTAAACTGAAGGGTAACCCATAACCCGTCAAGTCAAATTCAAAAGAAAGTTCAAAAATACGGAGAATATTGATGAATGGTACAGGCGTAATCCCAAGAAATTTCACAAAGTACAGTTCCCCAGTTAAAGCCAATCTAAGACCTATACCAATTGGTTATCAGAAATTTTCACAAACGAGAAATAACGGATCGTTGTTTTATCAGGGCGAATGGTGGCTACTTGGTATAATCGTGATTATGTAAAGTAGAAATTGGTATAGCTAATTGTATTATCAGCCATAGCATGTTAAGCAATGAGATGATGGTAAGTGTTATTAGGTTTGCTTGTTCTCTACTACTGTTAGTAACTTAATGGAAACGTTCTTCTTTCTATTCTTATTGACATTATATTAAATAGATGTTAGTCTACATTAAGAGATTTCTTTAAAGTTGGTTTTCTTCCTTCTTTGAAGATTGGACGCTCCTTCAAGCAGGGCGTCCTTTTTTGTTACAAATATTTCATCGTCATTGCTTTTTTGCTACATATAAGATATAATTATTCCTGCATAGATGAATCCATGATTTCTTCCCTTCCGCTGACCTGTTGAAGGGTTTTTTTATGCACTTTTTTTGGTAGTTGTGACTTTTTTGTGAATTTGTTAAAGTTTTCTTTTGGCATAGTTGGTAACGTATGCTATAATTGCCATTAGCAAGAATGATTGTGGACATTTACATAATGTTTTTGCTAAAAAGAAATTATTAGGAGGTTTTCATCTATGCGTTCATCATTCGCAAAATCTATTTATGTAGGCGCTGCAGTGTTAGGTTTAGCTGGTCTTTCAGCTGTTACTACCACTACTGCAAGTGCTAAGAGCTATGCAACTGCCGGTGCTTACAGCAAGCTGACTACTGACGCTACTAAGCGTAACGTAGAAGCTACTGGTACTAACGCACTTTACACTAAGCCTGGTACTGTTAAGGGTGCTAAGGTAGTTGCTTCTAAGGCAACGATGGCTAAGTTAGCTTCTTCTAAGAAGTCTGCTGACTACTTCCGTGCTTACGGTGTTAAGACCACTAACCGTGGTTCTGTCTACTACCGTGTTGTAACGATGGACCAAAAGTACCGTGGTTATGTTTACGGTGGTAAGGTTGCCGACACCTTTGGTGGTGGTATCAAGGCCGCTGAAACGACTACTGCTAACACGACTGACAGCATGATTGGTAAGACTGTTACTTTCACTAATCCTGGTACTAAGAATGTTACTTGGACTGCGCCTAAGTACACTCAATACAAGTCTGGTGCTTCTAAAGTTGTTAAGAACACCACTCCTTTCGCCGGTGACACTTTAAAGGTCACTAAGGCTGAAACTAAGACTCGTGAAGGCTCATTATACTACTACGTTGAAGACCAACAAAACCCTACGGTTAATGGTTGGATCTACAGTAAGGCCGTTACTACCGATACTAAGGTTGCCTTCAACCAAGCTACTGATGTTAAGGTTAACTTCACTAACGATGGTAAGACCGTTGCTTCTGGTGTTCTCCAAAACCTGTTAGCCGACTCCACTAAGAAGGCTGCTAATGCTGTTGGTACTGCTGTTGGTACTGATGCTACTGCCAAGGCTACTACTTGGGTTGATACTAAATTGCAAGGTACCGGTTACACTTACGATAAGACTTCAAACGCCAACGCTGCTGCTTTGTTAGCTGCTAAAACAGGTGACACGATCACCTTGAGTGTAAACAAAGGTACTACTGTAACTAGCACTATTTTTGCATACGGCAAAGAAAATGGTACTGATACCAAGTCTAACCCAACTGTAACTTTCACTAAGCTTTCTTCATTAAGTGCTACTCAAATTAAAAGTTACACTAACGCCGTAGCTGCCGCTGAAAAGGCTGCCGCTGAAAAGGCAGATTACTCATCTGTTAACTATAAAAATTATGGTTCAAAAGTTGTACTCCCTAGCTTGACTACTGGTTTCTCTGGTACTCAAGGTGCTGGCTTCACTTCAGCTGACTTAACTACTTTTGCTAACAACAACAAGTTGGGTACTTTGTACTCACCAACGTTCTATGTAGCTAAAAGTGGTGATAATGCTGAAGCTGTTAAGGGACAAACTCCTGTTAAGGCATACGTTAAGTACACTTTGACTAGTGCTAACAAGGGGACTTACGGTGACAAGGCTCAATTGTTCTACACCGCAGAAACTGTTTATGGTAGTGACTCACCTGTAAAGGTAACTGCTAATACCGGTAACGCAATCTTTGGTTAATCTTTAGATTAAATTCTAAATTAATTCTAGATAGAAAAGGGCTTAATTCGCAAAAACGAATTAAGCCCTTTTTGCATTATTTGAAGTTTGTCAAATGGTGTTGAAGGATAGTTTCTATCCTTTGGAGATCTCCTCGTGTGGGAGATCTTTTTTGTTGTTTTATTAGTTGCGGCGTTTAATCTGGTATGTTGTCTGAATATCGTACTTGAAGGCATAACAAATAAGCCTACCATCGTGACGTTATTGTGGTAGATAATCTAGGCAATCAGCTGGTAGACGCGTGTGAACATAGTAATTTAAGTGTATTATCTAGTTGAGACATCTATTCCTACCCCGCTTATCTTGAGTTTCGTCGCTTAAAGCATAGCACTAGGGAGGCTTAGATGCCTTTTTTTGTTATCAAAAAGGGCCTAGTACTTTTGGAATGTAAATACTTTCCAACACCAAAAATTCTAGACCCAGTATTCTTCTAATTCAAACGTTGTCATAATAGCAACCTCCATATTTAAGTCGTGAATCAACTGATTACATAGGACTCGGACCCATGACCAACCACCCGGCTAATCAAACGTATGTTCTTTTGAAGTGCTAAGAGAAGCCCCCATGTAGGGGACTCATGAGAATACAACGCCTAATACTTTGACGCCGGTTTCTTTATCAACTTTGATATTAGGATATTTTGGGTTGAGTGATACCAGCGTAGCCTCACCATCAATTACTGACAGCTTTTTCAGATACGCGCAACCGTCCATAACCGCGGCAATGATCTGACCATCACGGTAATCGTCTTCCTTCTTAACGAAGACAACTTGCTTATCCTGGTAGACAGGTTCCATTGAGTGGCCGTTGATCTGGAAGGCATAGTCGTAATCGCTAGGGACAGGCTTATGTACGGTTACAGTGAATGGCTTAGTAGAATCGTCAAGGAACTCACCCACACCAGCAGAGAGAACACCGCTGGCCGTAATTTCGAGGGTGTCATCGTCTTTGGGGAATTTGATGACGT from Levilactobacillus yonginensis encodes:
- a CDS encoding helix-turn-helix domain-containing protein codes for the protein MAKVVLPQMIDYYRKQNNMTMAELGSKLGKTTSAISRWISGSRSPMVDDLERLSNLFNVDIKTLMYGADDDYANMILKVVSKLSVDQQKDVYSFAREKLASSNSSNVIKFPKDDDTLEITASGVLSAGVGEFLDDSTKPFTVTVHKPVPSDYDYAFQINGHSMEPVYQDKQVVFVKKEDDYRDGQIIAAVMDGCAYLKKLSVIDGEATLVSLNPKYPNIKVDKETGVKVLGVVFS
- a CDS encoding ParA family protein; protein product: MTKKILFGNFKGGVGKTTNSVMTAYELAKKGYKTLVCDLDPQSNSTQLLRRTYGLQHNSELKIDKTMMVAIQEEKLPDAIVEIMNNLYLLPSYKDFVSYPDFLEMKFMPNVPNYKEKRMSYFGNLLSEVENKFDYIIFDVPPTLSIFTDTALYDTDYVIIVLQTQQRSLDGAEAFWEYLQEFYNNHTAIDFDIAGILPVLLKNNSGIDNQIIKDARETFGKDMIFENIMHHMERLKRYDRKGISEKGLTSVNDFHDIRLHALYGKLTEEIIARTGGK